The DNA region GGAGACGTGAAAAGTCCAGTGCGGAAGCCGCAATTACGCAATATTGATTCTACAAAAGTGCATGTGGATCCCTTTTCAAGCCCCAAATAAAAAGATCAATTAGTGTCTTACTACATATACAAACAAGTTTATTGAGTGTACATTTATTCTTCACATAAATTTCTGTTAAAAATTAGTACTGATTCTTCACATAATTTAGTACCTTCCCTTTGGTGCCAGCTACGTGGATAATCTTCATCTTTGAAATAGGCTCCTCCAAGTCCAGAATCTACAATAAAGTCATAACATATACAATTTggaccaggaaaaaaaaaatgtcatatttgCCAAATTCAGAAATTACCTTAATATAATCGAAGACGAACTCGAAGCGAGAACACTTGCTGCCCTTATCAGCAGGACTACGCAGCGTAATAAAAGAGGACAAGACATCCAAAGCCTTTTCATGAGAACTCACTGAACATCAACAGCcacatacaaaaaaaagaagaagtaatgggtatgtttttcatatattaacacacacacataatttaTTCAGATAAAAGACACAGAGAGACGATGGCAACTGGAAATTACCTTCCTCCATTGTGGCTCGACTATAAGACGAATTCAACGGAGAGCGTTAACGGGTTATATATAGAGTGAGACGGAGCTGAGTTTTGATGGGATTGGGTTTTGGAATTTTGGAGGGAGTGGAGAAGCAAAAGTCGTTGGAATTGCGTTCGATCTTCTGTTAGCGTGAACATTAATTAGAGTCTAGTATTCTTGTGGATACTGATATGATCGAAATTGATtgattctataaaataaaaaaattaaaaattaaaaataacaaaaactattgCCGGGAGGACTTATTGCCCAATCAGGTCAGCCCTTCTTGGTTCAACAACCAAAATTAACATATTATTAATTTCTGTTTGTTGTCgcatataaagaaaaaaaaaattattagtacagtaatattaaaaaaaccaaaataataatttgatattatcaATATTAGTGGAgtattaaaaatgttaaaataataaactgGTACATATAGGCAGCCGCCTCTAGTGTCATGAATAAGTGACCATGTTACTAATACCATGTTATGTAGTCCACATTTACATAAAAATTGTCATCCCCAACTATATTTTGAGCTCGCTGGTTCCAAAATCGGTAGTATTGTGCGTGTTTTGTACGCCAATCAACACCAAATTTTCCTGTCAACTTTACACAATACGcggatttatcaaaattgtcAGTAGGCTACTTTGGACATCTTTGCAACAATTCAAATTGTCGCATGACTCTCTCTGAATGGCAATACTCAACAATTTGGAAGCATAGCAATGACGTTATTGTAAGCCATATATGTTTTTCTGCAAGACACCATGGATGCAAATAATCATCGTACGGTGTCCAAACAACTTGCGATTCCAATTacaataactatgttataatCGATCAAGacaataatataattagtaaattaaCCATTGATGCATTGTGACAACATATATTACCTGATCATTATTATGTGTGTTGTGATTAGAACGGTACGCATGTAGAACATGCGTTGATGTGTGAGTAAACGTTCTCCTGGTATCCCACCTATACACAATTAATGATTGCCACTGATTTTAGGGTATGGAAGTATCAAGGATAAACACTACAGTATACAATATTGTATAGAAATAGAAAGTAAATATTATACTTGCAACCGTATGAGTCGTcaccatttaaatttattggaaTTTGGGTCAGATATGGAAGATGCTCCCACGCCCATAATTGTAATATGAAAATAGGACTTGCAACCTccgtgttttttttaatagcagCAGTACACAACTCTTTATAAAAGAAAGCAAGTGTGACACTACCCCAGCTATATTCCCCAGCTACACCAAAGTCCTCTAATAGCTTGAGAAAGTACCAACGCAATTTATTTTGGCTCTTATTTCCAAATAGTAAAGCCAAAACCTAGAACAAGTATGCCCTAGCATACTGTTGGGTTGTTACAGCATTGACACTCTCTGGTAGGTTTGAGAATGCATTCCTTACCCATGTTATTTTAAGGCCAGCATATGCCAATGCATTTTCGGGTGGTGTCACTCCAAGTAAATTCTGACAAACTGGTCCCCATTCCAAATTAGTGGGCCCGCACACTGCATTGCCATCAATAGGCAATCCTGTAATGATTGCTATATCCTATAGAGTGATCGACATTTCACAATTAGGTAGGTGAAATGTATGGGTTTCAGATCGCCACCACTCCACCAAAGAAGTGATAAAACTCTAGTCAATATCTATGTGGGTAACACGGTACAGTTTACATTGATGCAAATATGGGGTGATACGCTCGCCTAACTGTGTGGGGAGGGGGGGTGCAAACGGTTGGGGTCGCACCCGTAAGGTGGAAACCtgaattcttttaaaaaatgtataatgttatattgctaatgttgaaattattttcatgtaaattgaataattgtagatattattaggatattaataaattttgatctCGCAACGTACATTGTCTTCCATTGCATTATTAGAGATGTGATATTGTTGTTGGGTTAGCAGAGAATGATCGAATGACCCAGGCTCCATTTCTAATATATCCTACATTAAATGCTACAATGAGTTAAACCATATCTGAAGATGCGTTTTCACagtatctttaatatataaacactaagattaaaaaattacaatatctgaaggtacattttttacaaaccatctatataaaaaattacaaactaagcaaataatttccaattaaattaggTGGCTGAGAAGCTTACTACAATTGCGATACGAAGTGAAGGAATGTAGGAATTATAGAATGAtacttgcaagaaaagaaagaaagaatttaaaaaaaaaaacataatcagataatcataaatattttctaaaaacaaaagaacaataataaaaaataataacattaatataaccatatataaagcatataattaatttttacaccaactaaactttaaagaaaaagaaacacaaatgtatgatttattgtactaaataaaaataaaaataatacacatacatatctttattataaaccaacaaacatattatgcaatatattttttccaagtaatagatgtaataattgataataacaaagtaaaattgattataaaaatatcacaatgattttattacaatttttgtggtcatatactaataataacaataaataatattaaataatttcaaaattaacaaaacacatatgtaaatttaattagagagtTGAGATGCTTACCACAATTGTGATACCAACTAAAAGAGTGagaattatagagtgatacttgcaagaaaaaaaacacaattagataataaaaaataaatacaaaataacaacaatactaAAAATGTTTGTAGTTCTAAccataaaaattcattaatctaaaatttgaataaaaacaacaacaacaacaataattataatCGCTGaagcaaaaagtaaaaaaacataCATTAATCCAAAACTTACAATCCTTAATTGTGCACGCTgaagcaaaactgaaaaataactAAACAATCAGAAGAGATGCAAAGTAGAAGTGTAAGTTTGTGAGGAGACTTCAGGAAGGACACTTGCCTTTTATTAGAAAAGATGCAAAGTAGAAGTGTAAGTTTGTGAGGAAACTTCAGGAATTACACTTGCCTTTTATTAGAAAGAGgtgaaataaaaagacaaaacaatCACTTGTCACGGGAAGgctataaaaagtaaaaaatctcTAAGATGGTTTTATTGGGGAGgtcataaaaagtaaaaagaatctcTAAAGATGGTTTTATTGGGAAGGATGAATGAAATCTTTTTAGGCAAAAAATAAGAATAGGAGAAAGAGGTgaattgattgattgattgactcctcacaaataattttacaatatgaaatgaaagaacATGACATATACACAAACCAGGTCAAGAAAACTACTGAAAGATAAGAAtatgtttactatatatattttttatttggacaaTATTTTcgcaacaaattataagtggcaagttgttactagttgttattgttggggcaaaaaaatatcttagcattaggttcaaatttgaactagcaacaactaactacctatgatttgttgtaaaaatattgtaaaaaaaaaaatgttgtggacatactttttttttccttctatttcggcaatgccacAGCAAAGAATCTCTACAAAAAtctgaggtttttttttttttttcttctatttacagtacacatcaatcatttttttcttctataactTTCTTTCATGTACTTTTTAGAATCTATATACTTTTTTAGAATCTATGTACTTTTTTAGAATAAGAATCAAGCACTCAGTGTACTTGAATTTGTTTCAAACGGTATCTTAGTTTTCCCCCTCTATTTCAGCAATgtcattgccacaattggttttccttttttttattactttttttcccccatttttggcaatggcattgccacaatttttttttctttttctttttccccctatttcagcaataccattgccataattcttttttttttcctcttcattttcggcaataccattgccacaaattttttttccttttccccctatttcggcaataccatttacaattctttaaaaaaaaaaaaaaaaaacttattccCTCCATTTTTGGCAATACcattgtcacaatttttttaaaaaactttttccctccatttttgGCAATGgaattgtcacaaaacaatttttttttttgttgcttcgGGCACTCGCGCACTTTGGACTCACTCACTCAGGCAGGGGCTGGGGCAGAAGGCATTTTGGTAATgccattaccgaaattcaaaaatttctctctcctactttttatttttctctctcatacttttgttagaatttcggcaacggtgttgccgaaattcattCTCTTTCCTCAATTCCTTAAATAACTTGGAATAGTgcctataacaacaaaaaactcaattttttacaatatttagccaaaagatTCTAAGAAATTGTTAATGTTAAATGTGTGGAATTTTTTGAATTGTATCTGGCAACGTATCTATAACGTCTCTAGgcatttcttttttccctttttctctttttatgaaTGGGGTCGTTTCATTTTGTTCACTTATTatgtttaaaataatttgttttttgtcgCCTGCGTTTACAGTAGCATCTTTTAGTGCAAATGTGTTATTATAATTTTCGTTAAATATATCTGGATCCTTGAGATATTGCAATATTTCATGCACCAAAAATTCTAATGATTTTCTGAggttattgttgttttttgcAAATGGGTATGTGAGAAGtgggatttttttatttcatttaaaaaaaatattatcgttttagtttggaattttttttataatactaagtattttaacacacccACACAAGGGGAGAAGGaataaggtttaaaaaaaactaacagtggtgtatatccaaaatggCCTAATTTGGAATTTACTTTGACAAATGACAAATGACAAATGTTTTGATAGATGATGGAGTTTACTTCTAAACTTGTTTGGAATAATATTCTTCAAATTCACTTCGTGGTGATTTAAACTAGCATCTACTTGTACTTTAATTTACATAATCTATCTAATAAGTTGATTGGcttgtttaattaatttaatgagtCATATAATGTAATATATGTGGATAGTCTAATGAGTTGTAACATAATAAGTTATAAACAAATTCCCCTAAATTGGGTTGGATGAAAACTCGATCATTCAATGAAAACTGTGATATGAAGGAGAAAAACCTGTTtcacacattttcattcaaataCAACCCCATTTCCACTAAACTTGAAACCGCCCTTAAATCAAATCACAAACACCTTACCTACACAACCTATGCCCTCCATTTCATTGACTCTACCCCCTTGTGTGAATGAATATTAATGATGCACGGAAAATCAGTAAGTTGAATGCTCCGAGCTTCAATGGACTAGTGACGAAAGAcctgaaaggaaaaagaaaaaatcaaaagagaCTGGGTTGAACcgaccaagaaccctccgatgttTAAGTTAGTTTTGTCTTTGGAACTCAAGAATTCAAACTTTTTAGGAATAGTCAAAACTTACCTTCATTTGATAAGGTTGAGTGCTTATATAGTGTGTTCAGAGCGGTTACTTGTCTCATACCTTCCACAATATTTGTGGAAGTCCGAAAGTTCAAActtaacttccataaccgttatagaAGTTAGAGTGTTCaatcttatcttctacaactgtcattggaagttaagAACCTAGTAGGAAGTTATAGTGATGAGTCAGGATCTTGCTCATGTATCAAAATGGTTACATGTGGTTTGATTCCTAAGCTCTTGTAGATAGATCTAACACCTGGAAATTTTCCAAGTGTTGAGGGTTGTCCTCACGGACGACCTTCATGTTTATGGACATCCGTCCTACTTGGGACGACCTTCTTATGCTAGGATAGTCTTTCTAGTCTAGATGACTCTTATGGACGAATTGGAGTTGGTCCAATTTTTAGTCCACCATCAAATATATCCCCAACCCGATTTTAATCCATTACTTATATCTGACATGTATTCAATTAGGTCATACTTGAATATGTATACGATGACTCATTTCTCAAATACACATGAGGGCATAATAATGCAATTTATATAAGTCTATATGAAAGTAGGGTTGTAAATGAATTGAGTTGTTCATGGACAACTTAAGTTTGACTCAAAAACAATTCATTTATGTTTGTTTACTTAGCAAGCGAATAAAGCTCAAGCTCGGGATTATGATTGACTGTTAATGAATCAAACTTTAATAACATGTTTATGAACAAGAACGTAAGTATAAGGTGTGATTATAAGTACACACAATATGTTTATATGTATACATGTATGAAAATATACTTGTATCGGCTTGAAATTAGAATATGAATAAGTTTGtaagatatcaaattattacttataatttattgataatataaatatttcattttgtaataaaaatcaCACATAACGTTTAACAATGCAAGGTTGAcgaatctaaatttttataaatttacaaatgaaaacaatttttttttctaattaattcaaacagtataatttcaattaaactttagttgtttatttttagaatagATTCATAAAGGAGTAAGCAATTGTAGTTACTACTATATATGGAAAAGGAATAGGGCTTGCTTAAAATTATAGATGGTTTAACTCCAAACAATGTTATACCACtaaatatttgttattcaatatgatttttgacaaatttaccattaaattacatattattcttatattattcatgcttgcaaatttcaaactaattagatatcaagtttttgtattttaaaattatgcataaaatatgagtttatagatcaaatattaaataatacatgattaaaaataaatatagtatGTATGTTAAGATCATAAAGAACGTGTAATCAAACTatgagattttcaaattattaatcaaataaaaaattattaagtgatGTAAAATGACTTAAAATTACCACAAGTGTAACTTGATATGaactaaaagaataaattaatcaaatagCTACTGTACAACTTcaaaagcatttaaaaaaaaaagggttaaataTAATCTGGCTTGGcaataaactcaaattcaagcTTAGCAcatatttaaaatcaaattaaatgaACTAATATTAAACTGAGCATTTAGCTTGACTCGATTCGTTTTCCATGACAATAGCAAGACcagaaaaataaatctcaagGAAGAATTACTTCAATTTCTAGATGACATACAcatctaaaaaaatgaaaagtgttCATTGCTTCAAAAACTTTGTTGGTGTACCACAGTCGAGTTCAAGTGATCTCCAATTCTCCATTATGTAAGTCAGGTTAACAACAATTATATAACAATCACAGTGGGGCCACGTACACACCAAGGGTGGAACCCACAGTTCCCTAACCCCACCGTGCGTATCTGATGGTGTGCCGTCTCAGCCACAGCTGATACATCACCGTATGAAACGAATCCAACGGTTGTGGCAGCTCGTTCCACACAAAGTGTTGACTCGCTTTTACGCCCAGCCCCTTCATTTGCTCATACCGTTCGCCCCACGTGTCACTGTCACCCAACACAAGCTTCAGCTCCTTGGCCCCACCGTTGTTATTCACGAACACCACGATCTCCTGCCACCTCAGCACGTCCATGAACGGCAGGTCCTGAATCGGACGGTCAGTAATCACCACTGGCACGCACCCAAAACTCAAGGCCTCACCTATTCCCGAAACGTCGCCTTCatattcaaacaaacaaaatttactGCTCGCTAGTCTCATCGTATAAGTCAGCTGATCTGACGGCTCAGATTCTATCAGAAAGTTGGGATCGTTGACCAACTCATTTATCAAGCTTGACTCTTTTAGTTTTACTCGTCTGAAATAACCGAGAAACTTCGTGGTTTTGTTTTCCGGCGCGTGAGGCGCGTGGGAGGTTGAAACTGGAGGTAGAGCTATGTCTTTGTGAGGGACAAACTTGCCTTGCGAAGCGGGGAAGCAAGTGATCTGGACCGAGTTTTTCTTCAACTCGACGAGATTTCGGTCCGATTCGTAGCCCAAACCGGCACACGAGAGGTAGAAATGGTCGGCGCCGAGAGTTCGGTTCCAATATGGGAGCTCTTCTTTGTGGCGTTTGACGACACGCGCGATGGAGCGCGTGGAGATAGTGGAGCGGAAAGGGACGAAGAAGAGGTGAGCTTCTTCGGGGTTCTGAGTGACGAAAGGGCTGTTTTGAAGAGAGGAGTAGAAGAGTGATTCAGCTGGGGAGTTGAAAGTTAAGGCCTCGTTTGGTTTGTAGATGAAGATTTTGAAAGATTTGAGCATTTTTTGGTAGTTGGGGAAGAGTGTGGCGGATGAGAGGTACGGTGAGGTGAGTGGTTTGGTGTGGATGGTGGTGctgaagagagagaggcagaggaggaggagggagaaGCAGGCGGTGGACATTTTTTGAAtgatcaaacaaacaaaaccttaaGGCTAGTTTGATCGATTGTTCAGCCTTTGAGATCAAATTGAGACTGTTGACTTGGAAGATGGAACAAAAAGGAGCTTTGGAggttgaaaactaaaataggAAATGGCTAGTTTCAACAACCTTGATTTTAATGCCTGTTATGAGACAATGATTGGTTAGATtaagtttttgtcttttttttttttttttttttttcccattttttggattttttcatGTCTTGTGTTAAAAAGAGTAAATATTCCTTttagcaaagaagaagaaaaatattttgagtgAAGTTAACAGATCGTCTGGGTGGTGTAGTTGGTTATCACGCTAGTCTCACACACTAGAGGTCCACGGTTCGAACCCGGGCTCAGACAtcaatttatcattatttttttttcccctcaattAAAATACATGCTTTAACCAAACAAGATAGAGAAAGAAgtacgttgttgttgttgttgttgttgttcctTTTGTTACCGGAATTGTTAgcttcctttattattattgttgattttttttttaatatgatataCATTTTTTTGCAAACAAAGTTTTGGCTGTCCTCCAATCATTAGTTACTAGTTAATTACTACCATTGCCCTTATTGGTAAATCCATACTAGGAaatgttaaattaattttatgaacTTTGCCCAACCAATTTATGTTTTACCTTTCAGTGATATGGGTTCTCATTTGCTGTCAATGTTCTTCACCCAAACTTTAAAGCTGCGTTTGTTTCGGCTGAAAATATAtttgggaaaatattttacatccggttgtgtgtttggttgcgcatggaaaatttggtcaaatggAAAACATTTACGTTAACCGTAAAATAAAGCCCTCAGACCCGGAAAAAAATTGCAGGGGttattttactttcaaaacATTTTCGAAATTCTTCACTCCACATGATCCGACTCGTCAAGCTCTTCAGCTCCACCCCACGCACCAACAAGATGGAGACAGAGCTCCACCCCACATGCTGAAGCCGATCCAAGGTTCACCCACACTTCGACGAGTAGCGTTGCCGTTTTCCCCTCCGCGCCTTTGGgttttctcccttttcttctcttctctcactCAACCTCACCTCCGCCCACTTCAAGCTCTGCATGTACCCAATCCGCCAAGGCAAAACTCTCCCTCACACCAGTGAAGCCCATCTGACCTCCAACATCTCTGATCCGTCGCTCCCACGGCGTTGGTGAAACACTTTTCTCAAACCCACCCTCTACAGTACTCAATCCACCCAAGACCGATCTCGTTGCCGCTGCTGAAGACCGATCTTGTTGACTCGATCTCCATCTCTTTCCCAatctatctctctttccctcaatctctcactctttcttcctccctCTCTCTTAGTTTGATCGAGTTCAGCTTGTGAATGAATCGAGCtaatggatttttgttttgttaactgtatatattgaaattttctattgtaaaatttatttggaagttgagaaaatggttgagaaaatgtgagaaactagtagaaaatttgcattttcaaaatgttactaaacacttgaaattattttttaatataatttttaaaacgcAACCAAACacgagaaaatattttcttttcccgaaaatattttcatctgaaattattttacattcgGAAAATAATTTACATCTTACCAAACATAGCCTAAAACGCCTAATTTGATGGCACGCATGAATATGTTCTCAATGAGGAATTTTGTGCACTTCGGTGCAAGTGAACTATAAGCAGCCACGAAGTTGTGATCTTTCGATGTGAGTGAGCCCAtctttgttttgcttttataCAAAGTTTGACTGTGTTTGAAACTATCTTGTTCAACTCATTACATGATAAATTATATGACAAAaaatgtgtattatttaaagaaatcaCTTGATTCAACAAAATCATGTGACTAAAACAACATATAAATGATTTTTTCATTATCACATAGTAATTAGGTTGGAGTAATTAAGATAACTCAAAGCATGTTCACCTAGTATAGTTTGTTCATTCTAATTACTTATGGTACTaaattattgaataattttGTGAAGTATGCTTTGGCATTCTGTTTCTTATCCTTTTCAGCTTGCTCTCAGTCATGGGTGATTAGTATGGTAGTAGTCATTCCAACACTTCCTATTGGATTTAGTGGTGGAGCCAGGAATTTTTAATTGGGAGAGCCAAACTATTCAGTTAAAACAAACTCAAATCACAAATAGACACTCCCGAAAAAAATCCacataatatatatgtgtgtctaaaaatataaaatatataaattgtttgCAAAACTTCAACCATGtttgacaaatcaaaatcataatgTTATAATTGAAGTCTCATatgagcttcttctttttttcttaataaaatattgagaatatgaaatttcaaccaaattgCATATATTATCAATGTTGAATGATTTGAACGCATTAATAGGATTTGAAATTGAGCTAAAAATTAGGGGTTCCACACTTTCACTATTTACTCACAAAACttattatctaattaatttattctatTGCAATTGTATATCAActctaaaatcttttttttttggggaaaaattactaaattatttgATTGATGCTTTCTTTTGGGGGGCCAACTCCTATTGTAACGGCGAATAAATGAGAAATCAACTTTTTAGTATTAAATGATGATTTTActgtttgctatcacaataaatttttttagggatgGGAAGTCAAGTTTGTTTTATAATATCCAATGCAAAGACTAAGAAGGCTTATGTCATAGAATTGAATGAGAAACGGTATTTATTCCATTAGTTTATAGcttgaaaactgattaagaaaaaaagtgtTGGTCCTCGAGTCTAGTCCGAGGATAAGGTTACAAAATGGATGaattctctctttcttatttttttcactctttttttagtCTCCTCCTCATTTAGATTTTCTTCTTGCTTTATATATCAAGTTACAAGGTATCTGGATCTTACACTTGGAGGGCTGGGATCGCACACTTAGAACTCTTGTCCCATCTAGAACATACCAGTAAGCTTTACACTAAAATATTAGCTATGTCGTCATTGTTTatggtcacttcctcattaatgcggccagaggaGTGGTTGTCCAGTATTTAATGCAGAGGAAATGGCTTCTACATccttcttccttcatctttcTCGTACTCCATGTCAAGTCAACCTTCCTCCATTTTTGGCGGTTTAGCTTTGCCCCCTTTATACAACTAATGCTAGCTCCTCCG from Castanea sativa cultivar Marrone di Chiusa Pesio chromosome 6, ASM4071231v1 includes:
- the LOC142638899 gene encoding putative glycosyltransferase At5g20260 codes for the protein MSTACFSLLLLCLSLFSTTIHTKPLTSPYLSSATLFPNYQKMLKSFKIFIYKPNEALTFNSPAESLFYSSLQNSPFVTQNPEEAHLFFVPFRSTISTRSIARVVKRHKEELPYWNRTLGADHFYLSCAGLGYESDRNLVELKKNSVQITCFPASQGKFVPHKDIALPPVSTSHAPHAPENKTTKFLGYFRRVKLKESSLINELVNDPNFLIESEPSDQLTYTMRLASSKFCLFEYEGDVSGIGEALSFGCVPVVITDRPIQDLPFMDVLRWQEIVVFVNNNGGAKELKLVLGDSDTWGERYEQMKGLGVKASQHFVWNELPQPLDSFHTVMYQLWLRRHTIRYARWG